Proteins found in one Streptomyces sp. CB09001 genomic segment:
- a CDS encoding ABC transporter ATP-binding protein, with amino-acid sequence MDAQRGWVRRLAGYAWRNPKDVVLALGASLGGMAVMAFVPLITKVIIDDVIGDRTRDMALWAGLLIGAAAVVYVLTYIRRYYGGRLALDVQHDLRTDMYGTITRLDGRRQDELSTGQVVGRATSDLQLIQGLLFMLPMTIGNVLLFLISLVIMAWLSLPLTLVALAVAPALWFIARRSRTRLHPATWYAQAQAAAVAGVVDGSVSGVRVVKGFGQEEQETGKLREVGRRLFAGRLRTIRLNATYTPALQAVPALGQVAMLALGGWLAVRGHITLGTFVAFSTYLAQLVGPVRMLAMVLTVGQQARAGTERVLELIDTEPVIEDGTKTLPADAPATVEFDDVAFGYDTGDGEPRPVLDGLSFEIRAGETLAVVGSSGSGKSTVSLLLPRFYDVTRGAVLVGGHDVRELTLDSLRAAVGLVPEDSFLFSDTVRANIAYGRPDATDEEIEDAARAAQAHRFITELPDGYDTTVGEHGLTLSGGQRQRVALARAILTDPRLLVLDDATSAVDARVEHEIHEALKQVMRGRTTLLIAHRRSTLGLADRIAVLDRGRLADLGTHEELQERSALYRRLLTDPDELGGVSPGHTRPAEKPEDTSDTSVRDELDAEFDAERGVTPRLWTGDRAPKDTALAGTPATPELLAQVDALPPANGTPDIDEAQAVRPESSYGLRRLLRGFRTPLLISLALVAVDAGMGLLLPVLIRNGIDDGVTQVALGAVWASSLLGLVAVLAQWGAQTGEIRMTGRTGERILYSLRLKIFAQLQRLGLDYYERELTGRIMTRMTTDVDALSTFLQTGLVTAFVSVVTFFGIMVALLVIDVQLALIVFATLPPLIIATYFFRRASVKAYELARERVSTVNADLQESVAGLRIVQAFRRERDGGRRFAERSDSYRQARIRGQWLISVYFPFVQLLSSAAAVAVLVVGGARIDDATLTTGALVAYLLYIDLFFAPVQQLSQVFDGYQQASVSLGRIQELLREPTSTRAADKPSEVTALRGEIAFEDVHFTYGGDDAAEAAEAALTGIDLRIPAGQTVAFVGETGAGKSTLVKLVARFYDPTGGRVTVDGRDLRALDLTSYRHRLGVVPQEAYLFPGTVRDAIAYGRPDATDAQVEAAARAVGAHEMIATLTGGYLHEVAERGRNLSAGQRQLIALARAELVDPDVLLLDEATAALDLATEAQVNQATDRIAGRRTTLVVAHRLTTAARADRVVVMDGGRVAEDGTHDELLALDGRYARLWRTFVGAAEPEEPVGALH; translated from the coding sequence GTGGACGCGCAACGGGGCTGGGTACGACGACTGGCGGGGTACGCCTGGCGCAACCCCAAGGACGTCGTACTCGCCCTCGGGGCCTCGCTGGGCGGCATGGCCGTCATGGCCTTCGTGCCCCTGATCACCAAGGTGATCATCGACGACGTGATCGGCGACAGGACCAGGGACATGGCCCTCTGGGCCGGTCTCCTGATCGGCGCCGCGGCCGTCGTCTACGTCCTCACCTACATCCGCCGGTACTACGGCGGCCGGCTCGCCCTCGACGTCCAGCACGACCTGCGGACCGACATGTACGGGACGATCACCCGGCTCGACGGCAGACGCCAGGACGAGCTGTCCACGGGGCAGGTCGTCGGGCGGGCGACCAGCGACCTCCAGCTGATCCAGGGCCTGCTCTTCATGCTCCCGATGACCATCGGGAACGTCCTGCTCTTCCTGATCTCCCTGGTGATCATGGCGTGGCTGTCCCTGCCGCTGACCCTGGTCGCGCTCGCCGTCGCGCCGGCCCTGTGGTTCATCGCCCGCCGCAGCCGCACCCGGCTGCACCCCGCCACCTGGTACGCGCAGGCGCAGGCCGCCGCCGTCGCCGGGGTGGTCGACGGCTCGGTGAGCGGCGTACGCGTGGTGAAGGGCTTCGGGCAGGAGGAGCAGGAGACCGGGAAGCTCCGGGAGGTCGGGCGCAGGCTCTTCGCCGGGCGGCTGCGGACGATCAGGCTGAACGCCACCTACACCCCGGCCCTCCAGGCCGTCCCCGCCCTCGGCCAGGTCGCCATGCTCGCCCTCGGCGGCTGGCTGGCCGTCCGGGGGCACATCACCCTCGGCACCTTCGTCGCCTTCTCCACCTACCTCGCCCAGCTGGTCGGCCCGGTCCGGATGCTCGCCATGGTGCTCACCGTCGGCCAGCAGGCCCGGGCCGGCACCGAGCGCGTCCTGGAGCTGATCGACACCGAGCCGGTCATCGAGGACGGCACGAAGACCCTGCCGGCCGACGCGCCCGCGACCGTCGAGTTCGACGACGTCGCCTTCGGCTACGACACGGGCGACGGGGAGCCGCGGCCCGTCCTCGACGGGCTCTCCTTCGAGATCCGGGCCGGTGAGACCCTCGCCGTCGTCGGCTCCTCCGGTTCCGGCAAGTCCACCGTCTCGCTGCTCCTGCCGCGCTTCTACGACGTGACCCGCGGCGCCGTCCTGGTCGGCGGTCACGACGTGCGCGAGCTGACCCTGGACTCGCTGCGGGCTGCCGTCGGCCTGGTGCCCGAGGACTCCTTCCTCTTCTCCGACACCGTCCGCGCCAACATCGCCTACGGCCGCCCGGACGCCACCGACGAGGAGATCGAGGACGCCGCCCGGGCCGCCCAGGCGCACCGGTTCATCACGGAGTTGCCCGACGGCTACGACACGACCGTCGGCGAGCACGGGCTGACCCTCTCCGGCGGCCAGCGCCAGCGCGTCGCGCTCGCCCGGGCGATCCTCACCGACCCCCGGCTGCTGGTCCTGGACGACGCCACGTCCGCCGTGGACGCCCGGGTGGAGCACGAGATCCACGAGGCGCTGAAGCAGGTCATGCGGGGCCGCACCACGCTGCTCATCGCCCACCGCCGCTCCACCCTCGGCCTCGCCGACCGCATCGCCGTCCTCGACCGCGGCCGCCTCGCCGACCTCGGCACCCACGAGGAGCTCCAGGAGCGCTCCGCCCTCTACCGGCGCCTGCTCACCGACCCCGACGAGCTGGGCGGCGTCTCGCCCGGCCACACCCGCCCCGCCGAGAAGCCGGAGGACACCTCCGACACCTCCGTACGCGACGAGCTGGACGCCGAGTTCGACGCCGAGCGCGGGGTCACCCCCAGGCTGTGGACCGGCGACCGCGCACCCAAGGACACCGCGCTCGCCGGCACCCCGGCCACCCCGGAGCTGCTCGCCCAGGTCGACGCGCTGCCCCCGGCGAACGGCACCCCGGACATCGACGAGGCACAGGCGGTGCGCCCCGAGTCCTCCTACGGCCTGCGACGCCTGCTGCGCGGCTTCCGCACGCCGCTGCTGATCAGCCTCGCCCTGGTGGCCGTGGACGCGGGCATGGGCCTGCTGCTGCCGGTGCTGATCCGCAACGGCATCGACGACGGCGTCACCCAGGTCGCCCTCGGCGCGGTGTGGGCGTCCTCGCTGCTCGGCCTGGTCGCCGTACTCGCCCAGTGGGGCGCGCAGACCGGCGAGATCCGCATGACCGGCCGGACCGGCGAGCGGATCCTGTACTCGCTCCGCCTGAAGATCTTCGCCCAGCTCCAGCGGCTCGGCCTCGACTACTACGAGCGCGAGCTGACCGGCCGGATCATGACCCGGATGACGACCGACGTGGACGCGCTGTCGACGTTCCTCCAGACCGGACTCGTCACCGCCTTCGTCTCGGTGGTCACCTTCTTCGGCATCATGGTCGCCCTGCTGGTGATCGACGTGCAGCTCGCCCTGATCGTCTTCGCGACCCTGCCGCCGCTGATCATCGCCACGTACTTCTTCCGCAGGGCCAGCGTGAAGGCCTACGAACTGGCCCGCGAGCGCGTCTCCACGGTCAACGCCGACCTCCAGGAGTCGGTGGCGGGCCTCAGGATCGTGCAGGCCTTCCGGCGCGAGCGGGACGGCGGCCGGCGGTTCGCCGAGCGCAGCGACAGCTACCGGCAGGCCCGCATCCGCGGACAGTGGCTGATCTCGGTCTACTTCCCGTTCGTGCAGCTGCTGTCGTCGGCCGCCGCCGTGGCGGTGCTGGTCGTGGGCGGGGCGCGGATCGACGACGCGACGCTGACGACCGGTGCGCTGGTGGCGTACCTGCTCTACATCGACCTGTTCTTCGCACCGGTCCAGCAGCTCTCCCAGGTCTTCGACGGCTACCAGCAGGCGTCCGTCTCGCTGGGCCGCATCCAGGAACTGCTGCGCGAGCCGACCTCCACCCGGGCCGCCGACAAGCCCTCCGAGGTCACCGCGCTGCGCGGCGAGATCGCCTTCGAGGACGTGCACTTCACCTACGGCGGCGACGACGCGGCCGAGGCGGCCGAGGCGGCCCTCACCGGCATCGACCTCCGCATCCCGGCCGGGCAGACCGTCGCCTTCGTCGGCGAGACCGGCGCGGGCAAGTCGACCCTGGTGAAGCTGGTGGCCCGGTTCTACGACCCGACCGGCGGCCGGGTCACCGTCGACGGGCGGGACCTGCGCGCCCTCGACCTCACCTCCTACCGGCACCGGCTGGGCGTCGTCCCGCAGGAGGCGTACCTCTTCCCCGGCACCGTCCGGGACGCCATCGCCTACGGCCGTCCGGACGCCACCGACGCCCAGGTGGAGGCGGCGGCGCGGGCGGTCGGCGCGCACGAGATGATCGCCACGCTCACCGGCGGCTACCTCCACGAGGTCGCCGAGCGGGGCCGCAACCTCTCCGCCGGACAGCGGCAGCTGATCGCGCTGGCCCGCGCCGAGCTGGTCGACCCGGACGTACTGCTCCTCGACGAGGCGACGGCGGCCCTGGACCTGGCCACCGAGGCCCAGGTCAACCAGGCCACCGACCGCATCGCGGGACGCCGTACGACGCTCGTCGTCGCGCACCGGCTGACCACGGCCGCCCGCGCGGACCGGGTCGTCGTCATGGACGGCGGCCGGGTCGCCGAGGACGGCACGCACGACGAACTGCTGGCCCTCGACGGACGGTACGCGCGGCTGTGGCGGACCTTCGTCGGCGCGGCCGAACCGGAGGAGCCGGTCGGCGCGCTGCACTGA
- a CDS encoding S28 family serine protease, whose protein sequence is MRKALRWLLALVVLIGTVSTAGAATAAEPKAVDIKDRLLSIPGMSLIEEKPYTGYRFFVLNYTQPVDHRHPSKGTFQQRITVLHKDVNRPTVFYTGGYNVSTNPSRREPTQIVDGNQVSMEYRYFTPSRPAPADWSKLDIWQAASDQHRIFKALKPVYSENWISTGGSKGGMTATYYERFYPRDMDGVVAYVAPNDVVNKEDSAYDRFFARVGTEECRDKLNGVQREALVRRAPLEAKYAAYAAENGYTFDTIGSLDRAYEAVVLDYVWGFWQYSTLADCADIPADAKNATDDAIWNSVDTISGFSAYTDQGLETYTPYYHQAGTQLGAPTIHFPHIEKKYIRYGYQPPRNFVPRSIPMKFEPWAMRDVDTWVRHNARNMLFVYGENDPWGAERFRLGHGARDSYVVTAPGMNHGANVAGLVPDQKARATARILDWAGVAPAKVQENPSAARPLATFDARLDKRDVEREPALRP, encoded by the coding sequence ATGCGCAAGGCGCTCAGATGGCTGCTGGCGCTCGTGGTGCTCATAGGCACCGTCAGCACGGCGGGCGCGGCCACCGCCGCCGAGCCGAAGGCCGTCGACATCAAGGACCGGCTGCTGTCCATACCGGGCATGAGCCTGATCGAGGAGAAGCCGTACACCGGCTACCGCTTCTTCGTCCTCAACTACACCCAGCCGGTGGACCACCGGCACCCGTCCAAGGGCACGTTCCAGCAGCGGATCACCGTGCTGCACAAGGACGTGAACCGCCCGACGGTCTTCTACACCGGCGGCTACAACGTCTCCACGAACCCCAGCCGGCGCGAGCCGACCCAGATCGTGGACGGCAACCAGGTCTCCATGGAGTACCGCTACTTCACGCCGTCCCGGCCCGCCCCGGCCGACTGGTCCAAGCTGGACATCTGGCAGGCCGCCAGCGACCAGCACCGCATCTTCAAGGCGCTGAAGCCGGTCTACTCGGAGAACTGGATCTCCACCGGCGGCTCCAAGGGCGGCATGACCGCCACCTACTACGAGCGCTTCTACCCACGCGACATGGACGGCGTCGTCGCCTACGTCGCCCCCAACGACGTGGTGAACAAGGAGGACTCGGCCTACGACCGCTTCTTCGCCCGCGTCGGCACCGAGGAGTGCCGCGACAAGCTGAACGGCGTGCAGCGCGAAGCACTGGTGCGCCGGGCGCCGCTGGAGGCGAAGTACGCGGCCTACGCGGCCGAGAACGGCTACACCTTCGACACCATCGGCAGCCTCGACCGCGCCTACGAGGCCGTCGTCCTCGACTACGTGTGGGGCTTCTGGCAGTACAGCACCCTCGCCGACTGCGCCGACATCCCGGCCGACGCGAAGAACGCCACCGACGACGCGATCTGGAACTCCGTCGACACGATCTCCGGCTTCTCCGCCTACACGGACCAGGGCCTGGAGACGTACACGCCGTACTACCACCAGGCGGGCACCCAGCTGGGCGCGCCGACGATCCACTTCCCGCACATCGAGAAGAAGTACATCCGCTACGGCTACCAGCCGCCGCGCAACTTCGTGCCCCGCTCGATCCCGATGAAGTTCGAGCCGTGGGCCATGCGGGACGTCGACACCTGGGTGCGGCACAACGCCCGGAACATGCTGTTCGTGTACGGCGAGAACGACCCGTGGGGCGCCGAGCGCTTCCGCCTCGGCCACGGCGCGCGTGACTCCTACGTCGTCACCGCGCCCGGCATGAACCACGGTGCGAACGTGGCCGGTCTGGTGCCCGACCAGAAGGCGCGGGCCACGGCCCGCATCCTGGACTGGGCGGGCGTCGCCCCGGCCAAGGTCCAGGAGAACCCGTCGGCGGCCAGGCCGCTGGCGACGTTCGACGCCAGGCTGGACAAGCGGGACGTCGAGCGCGAGCCGGCGCTGCGCCCGTAG
- a CDS encoding sugar phosphate isomerase/epimerase family protein: MKLAFSTLGVPGLPLADVLGLATAHGYHGVELRAHPEEPVHPGLGPDERAAVAAEFGAAGVEPLGLAGYARVAAPGDDEAVIAEIRDLLDLARDLGAPYVRVFPGGGTEQSAEEADAVAARRLGTAAEYAAELGVRILLETHDSHRTGADAMRVLGLVGHRQVGALWDVMHTWLGGEQPSETYAALSPHLGYVQVKDIASAEDTTPLALGAGVLPLTEVVDVLSRHGWDGWLCWEYEKRWYESAAPLPELLGPGREHLARLLTDAA; encoded by the coding sequence ATGAAGCTGGCGTTCTCCACTCTCGGTGTTCCCGGACTGCCCCTGGCCGACGTGCTGGGGCTCGCGACCGCGCACGGCTACCACGGTGTCGAGCTGCGCGCCCACCCCGAGGAACCGGTCCATCCGGGCCTGGGCCCGGACGAACGGGCCGCGGTGGCGGCGGAGTTCGGGGCGGCCGGTGTCGAGCCGCTGGGGCTCGCGGGGTACGCGCGGGTCGCCGCGCCCGGCGACGACGAGGCGGTGATCGCCGAGATCCGCGACCTGCTCGACCTGGCCCGCGACCTGGGCGCACCGTACGTCCGGGTCTTCCCCGGCGGCGGCACCGAGCAGAGTGCCGAGGAGGCTGACGCGGTGGCGGCGCGGCGGCTGGGGACGGCCGCCGAGTACGCCGCCGAGCTGGGCGTGCGCATCCTGCTGGAGACCCACGACTCGCACCGCACCGGCGCCGACGCGATGCGCGTCCTCGGGCTGGTCGGACACCGGCAGGTCGGTGCCCTGTGGGACGTGATGCACACCTGGCTGGGCGGCGAGCAGCCCTCCGAGACCTACGCGGCGCTCTCCCCGCACCTCGGCTACGTCCAGGTCAAGGACATCGCCTCCGCCGAGGACACCACGCCGCTGGCGCTGGGCGCGGGGGTGCTGCCGCTCACCGAGGTGGTGGACGTGCTGTCCCGGCACGGCTGGGACGGCTGGCTGTGCTGGGAGTACGAGAAGCGGTGGTACGAGTCGGCCGCCCCCTTGCCCGAACTGCTGGGCCCGGGCCGCGAGCACCTCGCCCGGCTGCTCACGGACGCGGCGTGA
- a CDS encoding HNH endonuclease, which translates to MDKISLTLAARQKGLCPLCGQALIVGAEYEPESPHEWIDWFDAMKKRLHKHHFTYRRDGGSDEVKNLRLVHSECHQQLHARDGSNK; encoded by the coding sequence ATGGACAAGATCAGCCTTACTCTGGCAGCCCGTCAGAAGGGACTTTGTCCGCTCTGCGGTCAGGCGCTCATCGTTGGTGCTGAATATGAGCCGGAAAGTCCACACGAGTGGATCGACTGGTTCGACGCGATGAAGAAGCGGTTACACAAACACCACTTCACCTACCGAAGAGACGGCGGATCTGATGAAGTAAAGAATCTTCGACTCGTTCACTCCGAATGCCATCAGCAGCTTCATGCACGAGATGGCAGCAACAAATAG
- a CDS encoding GNAT family protein gives MTFTLKAPVLEGTLVRLEPLSHRHAADLARAAEEDRATYAFTWVPGPDEVGAYIDFQLARAATGRLAPYAQVSRATGRAVGTTAYWEPRSWLTDDVLDAVEVGFTWLARSAQGTGVNAEAKLLLFRHAFEIWAVSRVDLKTDARNRRSRAAIERAGARFEGVLRNWSRSSVPGEEGRLRDSAIYSITAAEWPECRERLEHRVRSAAPALTPRP, from the coding sequence GTGACATTCACTCTGAAGGCCCCGGTCCTCGAAGGCACGCTGGTACGACTGGAGCCGCTGAGCCACCGGCACGCGGCCGACCTGGCGAGGGCGGCGGAGGAGGACCGGGCCACCTACGCGTTCACGTGGGTCCCCGGGCCCGACGAGGTCGGCGCCTACATCGACTTCCAGCTGGCCAGGGCGGCCACCGGACGGCTGGCGCCCTATGCGCAGGTCTCCCGTGCCACCGGCCGCGCGGTCGGCACCACCGCATACTGGGAACCGCGTTCCTGGCTCACCGACGACGTGCTAGACGCCGTCGAGGTCGGCTTCACCTGGCTGGCCCGTTCCGCCCAGGGCACGGGCGTCAACGCCGAGGCCAAGCTGCTGCTGTTCCGCCACGCCTTCGAAATCTGGGCCGTGTCCCGCGTCGACCTCAAGACCGACGCCCGCAACCGTCGCTCCCGCGCCGCGATCGAGAGGGCCGGCGCCCGCTTCGAGGGCGTCCTGCGCAACTGGTCCCGCTCCTCGGTGCCGGGCGAGGAGGGCCGGCTGCGCGACTCCGCGATCTACTCGATCACGGCGGCGGAGTGGCCGGAGTGCCGGGAGCGGCTGGAGCACCGGGTCCGGTCGGCGGCGCCGGCCCTCACGCCGCGTCCGTGA
- a CDS encoding glycoside hydrolase family 3 protein, with translation MHHSSTAGTGSTAQPSRRTVLTATAVVTAALAAGGGTAYADARGPDDDKLRGLISRMTLEEKVGQLFVMRVYGHSATDPDQADIDANLEEIGVRTAAELVARYRVGGIIYFAWAHNTRDPHQIADLSNGIQKASLEQPRGLPVLISTDQEHGIVARVGEPATLFPGAMAVGAGGSRSDARTLGRIAGAELHALGIRQDYSPVADVNVNPANPVIGVRSFGADPDAVAGLVAAEVTGYQRSGVAACAKHFPGHGDTATDSHTGFPVITHSREQWEELDAPPFRAAVEAGIDAIMTAHLMVPALDDSGDPATLSRPILTGILREELGYDGVVVTDSLGMEGVRTKYGDARVPVLALKAGVDQLLNPPDLPLAWNAVLTAVKDGELTEARLDESILRVLRLKAKLGLFRDVYTSRRDVDRTVGTRAHLAAADRIAERSTTLLVNEGRLLPLSRREHRRLLVVGADPASPSGTTGPPTGVLAGALTELGFTATALSTGTAPSAAVTDRAVAAAGDADAVVVATYNVTAGSSQRTLVTRLLETGKPVVAVAVRNPYDVAQLPGVPAFLAAYSWTDVEVRAAARVIAGRVRPRGKLPVPVVRADDPDTVLLPLGHGLTYRS, from the coding sequence GTGCACCACAGCAGCACGGCCGGCACGGGAAGCACCGCACAGCCCTCCAGACGTACGGTCCTCACCGCCACCGCGGTCGTCACCGCGGCCCTCGCGGCCGGCGGCGGCACGGCGTACGCCGACGCCCGCGGGCCCGACGACGACAAGCTCCGCGGCCTGATCTCCCGCATGACGCTGGAGGAGAAGGTCGGGCAGCTCTTCGTCATGCGGGTCTACGGCCACTCCGCCACCGACCCCGACCAGGCCGACATCGACGCCAACCTCGAGGAGATCGGCGTCCGCACCGCGGCCGAGCTGGTCGCCAGGTACCGGGTCGGCGGCATCATCTACTTCGCCTGGGCGCACAACACCCGCGACCCGCACCAGATCGCCGACCTGTCCAACGGCATCCAGAAGGCCTCCCTGGAGCAGCCGCGCGGTCTGCCCGTGCTCATCTCCACCGACCAGGAGCACGGCATAGTGGCCCGCGTGGGCGAGCCCGCCACCCTCTTCCCGGGCGCGATGGCCGTCGGCGCGGGCGGTTCGCGGTCCGACGCCCGTACGCTCGGCCGGATCGCGGGCGCCGAGCTGCACGCCCTGGGCATCCGCCAGGACTACTCCCCCGTCGCCGACGTGAACGTCAACCCGGCCAACCCGGTGATCGGCGTCCGGTCCTTCGGCGCCGACCCGGACGCCGTGGCCGGGCTGGTGGCGGCCGAGGTGACGGGGTATCAGCGGTCCGGGGTGGCCGCGTGCGCCAAGCACTTCCCCGGGCACGGCGACACCGCCACCGACAGCCACACCGGCTTCCCGGTCATCACGCACAGCCGCGAGCAGTGGGAGGAGCTGGACGCGCCGCCCTTCCGCGCGGCGGTCGAGGCCGGCATCGACGCCATCATGACCGCCCACCTGATGGTCCCGGCGCTCGACGACTCCGGCGACCCGGCCACCCTCTCCCGTCCCATCCTCACCGGCATCCTGCGCGAGGAGCTGGGCTACGACGGGGTCGTGGTCACCGACTCCCTCGGTATGGAGGGCGTTCGGACGAAGTACGGCGACGCGCGGGTGCCGGTGCTGGCGCTGAAGGCCGGTGTCGACCAGCTGCTCAACCCGCCGGACCTGCCGCTCGCCTGGAACGCCGTCCTGACGGCCGTGAAGGACGGCGAACTGACCGAGGCGCGGCTCGACGAATCGATCCTGCGCGTGCTGCGGCTGAAGGCCAAGCTGGGGCTGTTCCGGGACGTGTACACCAGTCGCCGGGACGTCGACCGGACCGTCGGCACCCGGGCGCACCTGGCCGCGGCCGACCGGATCGCCGAGCGGAGCACCACGCTGCTGGTCAACGAGGGGCGGCTGCTGCCGCTTTCGCGGCGCGAACACCGCAGGCTGCTGGTGGTGGGCGCCGATCCGGCCTCGCCGTCGGGCACGACCGGGCCGCCCACCGGTGTGCTCGCGGGCGCGCTGACGGAGCTGGGGTTCACGGCCACCGCCCTGTCCACCGGAACCGCGCCCTCCGCCGCCGTGACCGACCGCGCCGTCGCGGCGGCCGGGGACGCCGACGCCGTGGTGGTCGCCACGTACAACGTGACCGCGGGCAGCAGCCAGCGCACCCTGGTCACGCGGCTGTTGGAGACCGGGAAGCCGGTCGTCGCGGTCGCCGTCCGCAACCCGTACGACGTCGCCCAGCTCCCCGGCGTCCCCGCCTTCCTCGCCGCCTACTCCTGGACCGACGTGGAGGTACGGGCGGCGGCCCGGGTGATCGCCGGGCGGGTGCGGCCGCGCGGGAAGCTGCCGGTGCCGGTGGTGCGCGCGGACGACCCGGACACGGTGCTCCTTCCGCTCGGACACGGGCTGACCTACCGGTCGTAG
- a CDS encoding EamA family transporter has product MRPSHLLLAVLVAAVWGVNFTVVEIGLDHFPPLFFSALRFLAAALPAVFLVGRPKVAWKWIVAVGLVLGVAKFGLVFVGMDAGMPAGLSSLVLQIQAVFTAVIAAAVLGERPSRVQALGMLVALGGIGVAAVDEGTSGPLGAFLMVIGAAAAWGVSNVLTRKASPPDALNFMVWVSTVPVLPLLALSLLTEGPAEDLAALRALDWQGTGTILFVAWVSTVFGFGAWGWLLRRHPASTVAPFSLLVPVFGMSSAALFLGESVTPLRWCAAALLVGGVALTTLTPARRRVPGITVRTSPEFAGRLPVPAEESGR; this is encoded by the coding sequence ATGCGACCTTCCCACCTCCTCCTCGCCGTGCTCGTCGCCGCCGTCTGGGGCGTGAACTTCACGGTCGTCGAGATCGGCCTCGACCACTTCCCGCCGCTCTTCTTCTCCGCCCTGCGCTTCCTGGCGGCGGCGCTGCCCGCGGTCTTCCTGGTGGGCCGCCCCAAGGTCGCCTGGAAGTGGATCGTGGCGGTGGGACTGGTGCTCGGCGTGGCCAAGTTCGGCCTGGTCTTCGTGGGCATGGACGCGGGCATGCCCGCCGGACTGTCGTCCCTCGTCCTTCAGATCCAGGCGGTGTTCACCGCGGTGATCGCCGCGGCGGTCCTCGGCGAACGCCCCTCCCGCGTCCAGGCCCTGGGCATGCTGGTCGCCCTGGGCGGCATCGGCGTGGCCGCGGTCGACGAAGGCACCTCGGGCCCGCTGGGCGCGTTCCTGATGGTGATCGGCGCCGCGGCGGCGTGGGGCGTGTCCAACGTCCTGACCCGCAAGGCGTCCCCGCCCGACGCGCTGAACTTCATGGTGTGGGTCTCCACCGTCCCCGTGCTGCCCCTGCTGGCCCTCTCCCTGCTCACCGAGGGCCCCGCCGAGGACCTCGCGGCCCTGCGCGCCCTGGACTGGCAGGGGACGGGCACGATCCTCTTCGTCGCCTGGGTCTCGACCGTCTTCGGCTTCGGCGCCTGGGGCTGGCTGCTGCGCCGTCACCCCGCCTCGACGGTCGCGCCGTTCTCCCTCCTGGTGCCGGTCTTCGGCATGTCCTCTGCGGCCCTCTTCCTCGGCGAGTCGGTGACCCCCCTGCGCTGGTGCGCGGCGGCCCTGCTGGTGGGCGGGGTGGCGCTGACGACGCTGACTCCCGCCCGCAGGCGCGTGCCGGGGATCACCGTGCGCACGTCCCCGGAATTCGCTGGACGGCTCCCCGTTCCGGCTGAAGAATCCGGCCGGTGA
- a CDS encoding bacteriocin immunity protein encodes MGAVEMTRAEAVALVQRIMEADYASDDEVDGWLDRLDRALACPSGYVSDLIFWPPERELSADEVVGQALTYRPIAL; translated from the coding sequence ATGGGTGCTGTGGAGATGACTCGCGCGGAGGCGGTCGCGCTCGTGCAGCGGATCATGGAAGCGGACTACGCCTCTGACGACGAGGTGGACGGCTGGTTGGACAGGCTCGACAGAGCCCTGGCATGTCCGTCCGGTTATGTCAGCGACTTGATCTTCTGGCCGCCGGAGCGGGAGCTTTCGGCTGATGAGGTAGTCGGTCAGGCCCTGACGTACCGGCCGATCGCCTTGTGA
- a CDS encoding LysR family transcriptional regulator gives MLDLQRLRALHAVSVHGTVGAAAAALGFTPSAVSQQIAKLERETRTVLLEREGRGVRLTDEAWQLVEAAAQLLAIVERAETRLEERRGVPSGRLTIAAFASAARGLLPSVLADLAVRHPGLDARLTEVDPHLSVDLVAKGAVDLVVAHDWDIAPLPAPAGVEQAPVGEDLCDLLVPEGHPFAGRTAVRRDELGGERWICQPPGRVCHDWLMRTLRGAGHEPDIVHQADENPTLVALVAAGLGVALIPRLGRGPLPAGVVEVPLDPMPVRRLYALWRTGAARRPAIAETVRTLRAHWPDAAAHTTRPSA, from the coding sequence ATGCTCGACCTCCAGCGCCTGCGCGCCCTGCACGCCGTGTCCGTGCACGGGACGGTCGGCGCGGCCGCCGCCGCGCTCGGGTTCACGCCGTCCGCCGTGTCGCAGCAGATCGCCAAGCTGGAGCGCGAGACCAGGACGGTGCTCCTCGAACGGGAGGGCCGCGGGGTCCGGCTCACCGACGAGGCCTGGCAACTGGTGGAGGCGGCGGCGCAGTTGCTGGCCATCGTGGAGCGGGCCGAGACCCGGCTGGAGGAGCGGCGCGGGGTGCCCTCGGGGCGGCTGACCATCGCCGCGTTCGCGTCGGCGGCGCGCGGGCTGCTGCCGTCCGTGCTCGCCGACCTGGCGGTACGGCATCCCGGGCTGGACGCGCGGCTCACCGAGGTCGACCCGCACCTGTCCGTGGACCTGGTGGCCAAGGGCGCCGTGGACCTGGTGGTGGCCCACGACTGGGACATCGCCCCGCTGCCGGCCCCGGCCGGGGTGGAGCAGGCGCCGGTCGGCGAGGACCTGTGCGACCTGCTGGTGCCCGAGGGGCACCCGTTCGCGGGCCGGACCGCCGTGCGGCGGGACGAGCTGGGCGGGGAGCGGTGGATCTGCCAGCCGCCCGGGCGGGTCTGCCACGACTGGCTGATGCGCACGCTGCGGGGCGCCGGGCACGAGCCGGACATCGTCCATCAGGCGGACGAGAACCCGACGCTGGTCGCGCTGGTCGCGGCCGGTCTCGGCGTCGCCCTCATCCCCCGGCTGGGGCGCGGCCCGCTCCCGGCGGGAGTGGTGGAGGTGCCGCTCGACCCGATGCCGGTGCGGCGGCTGTACGCCCTGTGGCGCACGGGCGCGGCCCGCCGCCCGGCCATCGCGGAAACGGTCCGCACACTCCGGGCCCACTGGCCGGACGCCGCGGCCCACACCACCCGGCCAAGCGCTTAG